GCCTGAGTACGAGGAGCAGATCGACACGGCGGCCCGCGAGGCGTACCGGGCGAAGATCGAGCGGGCCGCGCAGGAAGGGGCGGGCGGCTCGCGTCATGCCGGCCTGTCCGACACGCATGGTGCATAGTGCCGCATCGTAGAGCTGCTGCGCCACGATGGTCGTCGGGAGAAATCTGGGAGACGATCTTGCTAGCGAGACCCGTCCGCACCCAAGCATGCCGACGACTGCCCCCACTCGAAGCAGCGCAAATAGTTGTCGATGCATGTCGGGGCCCCGACCTGACCTTGTGCAGGTCAGAAGCCCGTTACCGGAGTAGTCGGTAACGGGCTTCGCTGTATGTGTGACTTGCATTGGGAACAGCGGCGGAAGTGGCGGTCCCGGTCGGGCCACTGCTGGCGCGATCCGATTGACCGCCCTCTGAACTCCCAAGCAGCGATCGCGGCCGCTCGAGTGGCAGCCAACGTGCACCGCTGCTGGCAGCAGCAGGCGTAACGCCTTTGGCATGGACTGCCCTGTCCGTGGTGGCCGTGGCTGCCGCCGTCACCTGGCGCGCGGTCCGGCCGTGATCGGCGACGAGTACGGCTGAGGGGCCTCGGTGACCCAGCTGTTGTGGTCGTGCACGCCCCACTGCCACAGCGCCGCCAGCACGGGCCGCAGTGATTGCCCACGCTCAGTGAGCTGGTATTGCACCCGGCCGTCAGTGAACCGCCGCTCGACGATGTCGTAGTCCTCGAGCAACCGAAGCCGCTCGGTCAACACCTTGGCGCTGATCGGACTCACGCTGCGGCGCAGGGCGAGGAAATGTCGGGCATCGCCCAGCAGTTCCCGAATGATAAGTGCGTTCCACTTTCCACCCACGATCTCCAGCGTGCGGGACACGGGGCAATCGTTGGCTGCGAGATCGTGGGACCGCCACTCATGCACATCGATCATCTGTGCAGTGCCCTTTGGTTACTTGAAGGAAACCGGTGTCATCACGCCACACTCAGCCAGTCTCACCGATATGACAGGAGACTGACATGACGCACACCACGGTAACGATCACCCGGATCGGCGGCCCGACGGTTCTGCTGGAACTGGACGGCGTACGGCTCCTGACCGATCCCACCTTTGACGATGCCGGAACGCAGTACCGGCATGGTCCGCTGTCGTGGACCAAACACCAGGGGCCGGCCATTCCCGTCGCTGCACTCGGGCGGGTCGACGCGGTGCTGCTCAGCCACGATGAGCACATCGACAACCTAGACCGTAGTGGGCGCGCCTTGCTGGCCCAGATCCCGATGACCATCACCACCCCGGCGGCCGCGCTCAGGCTCGCTGGCGGCGCAGTCGGCCTGCAGACGGGCGCACACGTTGCCATGCGCGGCGCCTCTGGTGACCTGACCATCACCGCAGTCGACGCTCAACACGGCCCCGAGCCGCTGCTGCCTGTCCTCGGCCCGGTGACCGGCTTTCTGATCCAGCCCGCCAAGGGCACGGCCGTGTACCTCAGTGGCGACAGTGTATCCACCCATGCCGTGACCACCGCTGCCGACCTGGCCCCGATCGGGCTGGCCGTGCTACATGGCGGAGCAGCTCGTCTGGCACCATTCGGTGACGCGCTCCTGTCGTTCTCCGCGGCGGATATCACTCACGCCACGAAGCTGCTCGGAGACTGCCCTGTCCTCGTCGTACACGACGACGGCTGGAGTCATTTCCACGAGGACGCAAGCACCGTGAAGGCGACCTTCGCCGCCGAGGGACTGTCCCACAGGCTGCTGGCGCCGCGGCTCGGGCAACCAGTGACCGTGTCGCTGGCAGCCGGCCCGACCATGCTCGGTCACCCGTGACAGCACACCGCCTTTGCCGCACTCCACGGCATGCCGCCGCTTGTGGTGCTCGGGGTCGAAAGTCGGTGGACGGCCGCCCTTCGACCCCGGGCTCCGATAGTGACAAGCACGGGAGTTCATCCGTCGGAGCCACCCGGCGCCGAGGCGGAGGTCCACTCCGGCCGCGTGTGGATCAATCTGGCGGGCAGATTACGCCACTGAGGACCGCCCTCCAGTCGGCCGTTCGATGACCGCGTCATTGAGAGCGGCGAGCAGGCCGCGGGGACGGCGATCGGGATACTCGGCCCGCGCTTCATTCATCGCGTACGAGAATGCGACCTGCCGCCCCGGCCAGGCTCCGTGCCGGGAACCGCCCGCGCCCGCATGGCCGAACGCGTCAGCCGCCGGTCCGAAGACCTGTGCCGCGGTGGCGAGCTCGAATCCGGCGCCGTAGGCCATCGGGCTGCCCCACAAGGGGGAGATGCCCCGTCGCCGCTCCCGTCGACCGAGTTCCACGGTGGAGGCTTGGAGTACGCGCACGCCGTCCAGTGAACCGCCGGCGGCCAGGCAGGCGTAGAACCGGGCCATCGATCTTGCGGTGGCGAACGCGCCCACTGCGGCCAGCCCAGCGCGGCGGAACTTCGGGCTGTTCCACAGTTGCGGTGAGTCGGGGACGACGATCGGATTGTGGGTGAGCACCGCGAGCGGGTCGTTGCTGGCTGGTTGTGCGTCGAGAAGGAAGCCGGGGGCGGCCAGCATGGTGGACGCCCGGTCGTGCTGGTCGTCCGGCAGCCCGATCCAGACGTCGAGTTCCAGTGGGCGCGCGAACTCGTCGGCGAAGAAGGCGCCAACCGTGCGCCCGTCCACTCGCCGGACCAGTTCGTCGACGAGCCAGCCCCAGGTGAGGGCGTGGTAGATGAACCCGGCCCGCGGGTCGGTCTCGGGTGGCTGCTCGGCGAGCAGCTTGGCCATGATGTCGTGATCAAGCAGGTCGTCGTCAGTGACTGGCTGCCGCACGCCGGGCAGCCGTGACTGGTGCGACAGGATGTCTCCGACGGTGACGGCGCCTTTGCCGGCCGCCGCGAACTCCGGCCAGTACCGGGCGGCGGATGCATCGAGGTCGAGCACGCCGCGCTCGATGAGCAGCAGTACGCAGGCGGTGGCGAGGCCCTTTGTCCCCGAGAAGATCAGCTGCAGGGTGTCGGCCTGCCAGCGGCGTCCGGTGTCCGGATCGGCGACCCCGCCCCACAGGTCCACCACGAGGTCTCCCTTGTGGTACGCGCTGAAGGCGGCGCCCGTTTCGCCGAATTCAGTGAAGCTTCGCTCGAATGCGTCGGCCACCGGTTCAAATCCGGCAGCGGTGAATCCTTCGACCACAGGATGTTCCTTCCTCAGCGTTTGGCAGTGGACAGCAGCGTCAGCGCGGCCTGCTTGGCGTGCTCCGCGGCGGCATCGGCGGTGTCGTGATGGTCGGCGACGACGGTGGCGCCCTCGATCAGGATCAGCAGTTGCCGGGCCAGCACCTGCGGTTCACGCGCTCCGGCGCGCTGCGCGATGCCGGTCAGCAGGTTGAGGTAACGGCCCAGATGCCGGACGGCAACCGTGCGGGCGGGGTCTGCGTGGTGCTGCGTGGCGGCGTTGACGATGGCGCAGCCCCGGAAGGCCGGCTCGGCGTACCAGGTGCCGAGGGCGTCGAAGATCGCCGTCAGCTCTGCCTCGGGATCCGGCCCGGCCGCCTGTGCCACGTCGGTGAGCCAGCGGATGACCCGATCGCTGCGGGCAGCGAGGACGGCATCGACGAGCCCTTCCTTCGAGCCGAAGTGACGGTAGAGCGTCTCCTTGGACGCACCGACCGCGGCGCACAGCTCGGCGATCCCGACACCGTCGAGCCCTCGCTCATAGAGCAGGTCGGTGGCGCAGGCAAGGATCGCTTCCCGGGTGCGCGCCGGGTCGAGTGAGGTTCCTTTGGCCACTGGCATGAAACAGATGGTACCGATCGGTTCGATCTTTCGCTAGGGTCATCGTACCGCTCGGTACCATCACCGAAGGGAGTTGCATGACCCTCGAAACACCCGTTGCCGCCTCGCGCGCGACGCCCTGGTGGCCGTCCATCGGCCTCGCCCTCGGCACCGCCTCCGCTCTGGGACTCGGCCGTTTCGCCTACGGACTGTTCGTGCCGGCCATGTCCCAAGACCTGCAGTGGACGATGACCACCGCCGGTGCGCTGACCGCCGCGAACGGCGCCGGATACCTGCTCGGCGCCATTCTGTCCGCAGCAGTGATCCGCCGTGCCGGACTGACGGCGACGTTCCGCGCCGGGATGGTCCTGACTGCCGTGGCGCTCGCCATCACAGGCCTGGGCCTGTTGACGTGGGGACGCGCGGCGGCCGGACTCGGCGGAGCGCTGACCTTCATCTCCGGCGCTGCCCTGGCATCCCGACTCGCCGACCGCGCCGCAACCCTGACCCCCGTGACCGTCTACTTCGCTGGTGCGGGAGGTGGCATCGCGATCACCGGCGCCGGCGTCCCGCTCCTGCTGCACGTCCACCCCGAGCGCTGGGCGGTCGGCTGGTGGGCGCTGGCTGGTGCGGCCGCGTTGGCCAGCGCGGCCAGCTGGCGCGCGGCGGCCGTCCGCGACGCCACCACGCCGACCGCGGCGGTAAGCGGGAGGTACCTGTGGCCTCAACGACGGATCGCCGCGGCATATCTGCTGTTCGGTGCCGGTTACATCGGCTACCTGACGTTCCTGTCGGCGTACCTGGTCGACCGGCATGCATCGCTGCCCATGGTCTGCCTCACATGGATCCTGGTCGGAGCGAGTGCGATGGCCGCACCCGTCCTGTGGAGCCGCCCGATCGTGACCTGGGGCG
The nucleotide sequence above comes from Micromonospora sp. NBC_00389. Encoded proteins:
- a CDS encoding MBL fold metallo-hydrolase, which produces MTHTTVTITRIGGPTVLLELDGVRLLTDPTFDDAGTQYRHGPLSWTKHQGPAIPVAALGRVDAVLLSHDEHIDNLDRSGRALLAQIPMTITTPAAALRLAGGAVGLQTGAHVAMRGASGDLTITAVDAQHGPEPLLPVLGPVTGFLIQPAKGTAVYLSGDSVSTHAVTTAADLAPIGLAVLHGGAARLAPFGDALLSFSAADITHATKLLGDCPVLVVHDDGWSHFHEDASTVKATFAAEGLSHRLLAPRLGQPVTVSLAAGPTMLGHP
- a CDS encoding winged helix-turn-helix transcriptional regulator, producing MSRTLEIVGGKWNALIIRELLGDARHFLALRRSVSPISAKVLTERLRLLEDYDIVERRFTDGRVQYQLTERGQSLRPVLAALWQWGVHDHNSWVTEAPQPYSSPITAGPRAR
- a CDS encoding serine hydrolase domain-containing protein, with product MADAFERSFTEFGETGAAFSAYHKGDLVVDLWGGVADPDTGRRWQADTLQLIFSGTKGLATACVLLLIERGVLDLDASAARYWPEFAAAGKGAVTVGDILSHQSRLPGVRQPVTDDDLLDHDIMAKLLAEQPPETDPRAGFIYHALTWGWLVDELVRRVDGRTVGAFFADEFARPLELDVWIGLPDDQHDRASTMLAAPGFLLDAQPASNDPLAVLTHNPIVVPDSPQLWNSPKFRRAGLAAVGAFATARSMARFYACLAAGGSLDGVRVLQASTVELGRRERRRGISPLWGSPMAYGAGFELATAAQVFGPAADAFGHAGAGGSRHGAWPGRQVAFSYAMNEARAEYPDRRPRGLLAALNDAVIERPTGGRSSVA
- a CDS encoding YbfB/YjiJ family MFS transporter, coding for MTLETPVAASRATPWWPSIGLALGTASALGLGRFAYGLFVPAMSQDLQWTMTTAGALTAANGAGYLLGAILSAAVIRRAGLTATFRAGMVLTAVALAITGLGLLTWGRAAAGLGGALTFISGAALASRLADRAATLTPVTVYFAGAGGGIAITGAGVPLLLHVHPERWAVGWWALAGAAALASAASWRAAAVRDATTPTAAVSGRYLWPQRRIAAAYLLFGAGYIGYLTFLSAYLVDRHASLPMVCLTWILVGASAMAAPVLWSRPIVTWGGNRPLCVMLLGVAAAAALARAAPTAAGTTASAVLFGLAFMMVPAAVTAHVTRSVPLEATSATLAAFTVVFAIGQSIGPWISGILADHNGAGATLTVTALLCTLAAFLVFRRSAEPAGARG
- a CDS encoding TetR/AcrR family transcriptional regulator, yielding MPVAKGTSLDPARTREAILACATDLLYERGLDGVGIAELCAAVGASKETLYRHFGSKEGLVDAVLAARSDRVIRWLTDVAQAAGPDPEAELTAIFDALGTWYAEPAFRGCAIVNAATQHHADPARTVAVRHLGRYLNLLTGIAQRAGAREPQVLARQLLILIEGATVVADHHDTADAAAEHAKQAALTLLSTAKR